The Candidatus Neomarinimicrobiota bacterium genome segment AACATCTGCGCCCAAATCTGATAATTTGCAAAGTCCAACCATTGCATTAAGATTTGCTCCATCCAAATACACTTTGCCGCCGCAATCATGAACAATTCTACAAATGTTCTGTATTTCTTCTTCAAACACCCCGTGGGTGGAAGGGTAGGTAACCATGAGAGCCGCTAGATTTTTAGAATGTTGCGATGCTTTTTCTTTGAGGTCATTTATGGATATATTTCCGTGTTTATCACACACAACTACAATCACCTTCATTCCAGCTAAAGTGGCGCTGGCCGGATTTGTCCCATGTGCTGAAGAAGGAATCAGACAAATGTTTCGGTGACCTTCATTCTTTGATTTATGATAATTCCGAATGGTCATGAGTCCTGCAAATTCGCCCTGAGCCCCGGAATTTGGTTGCAAAGAAACAGCGGGAAGTCCGGTTATATTTGCCAAAAAATATTTTAAATCTTTAAATAATATTTCATATCCTTTTGTTTGTCCTTTTGGAACAAAGGGGTGTAGTTCTGAAAATTCCGGCCAAGTGATGGGGACCATTTCGGTAGTAGCGTTTAGTTTCATGGTACAAGATCCGAGAGGAATCATACTTACATTTAAGGAAAGATCCTTTGTTTCCAATCTATGAATATACCGAAGAATCTCTGTTTCTGAATGGTAGCTGTTGAATACCGGATGAGAAAGAAAAGAAGATTTTCTGACTAATCGAACCGGGATCTTTGATTCACCGTTTCCGGTCTGAATGGTAAACCCAAGTATTTTTCCAATATCGCCCAAGGTTTTTTCAGTTGACGTTTCATCTAAAGAAATTCCGATATATCCATCACCATAATCTCTGAAATTATATTTACTTTCATATGCTTTTTGTAAAATGTCATTGCTAGCTTTCAATTTAATCGTATCAAAAAAGTGTTGATGAACAAGTGAAACTCCAGAATTTTGAATAGAAAATGCAAGATCACATGTGAGCGAGTGAATTTTATGAGCGATCTTTTTTAATCCATTTGGTCCATGATAAACAGCATACATACTCGAAATAACAGCCAACAATACTTGAGCTGTGCATATATTAGAAGTAGCCTTTTCTCTTCGGATATGTTGTTCCCGAGTTTGAAGTGCCATTCGAAATGCTGGGTTTCCGTGGATATCAACAGACACTCCAATGATTCTTCCCGGAAGGTTTCTTTTGAATTTTTCGGTAGTTGCTATAAATGCTGCATGTGGTCCACCAAATCCCATTGGCACTCCAAATCGCTGTGAATTTCCGATACAAATATCCGCCCCGAATTCACCGGGAGGCTTCAAGAGTGCGAGAGAAAGCAAATCGGTAGCTACAGCAATAAAAACTCCTACATCTTGTGCAGATTTGCATAATTCGGAATAATCAGAAATCAGACCGTCTGTGTTCGGGTATTGGACGAGACAGCCGAAGATATTTTCATTGAATAAAAATGAATTTGCATCTTCAATTTGAAGTTTAATTCCCAGAGGTTCTGCCCTGGTTTGTAGAACATCTAGTGTTTGTGGGTGGCATTTTTTTTCAACTAAAAATATATTTTTATTCTTACTGCTTCGGAAAAGCATAATCATGGCTTCAGCTGCAGCCGTGGCTTCATCAAGCAATGATGCATTGGCAATCGGCAAACCTGTTAAATCTGAAACCATGGTTTGAAAATTTAATAACGCTTCTAATCGGCCTTGGGATATTTCTGCCTGATAAGGCGTGTAAGCAGTATACCAACCGGGGTTTTCAAGTATATTTCTCTGAATAACTGGAGGTAATATCGTACCATAATATCCCATCCCAATAAATGACTTAAACACATTATTATTTGATGCAATTCGTTTAAGTTTTTCTATTAATTCTACTTCTCTCAATCCTTCTCCGATTCCCAATGGTTTTGTATCCAAAATAGAAGTTGGAATAGTTTGACCAATAAGATCTTCTATGGATTCAATTCCGAGCAAATCTAGCATAGCCTTTTGTTCCTCCGAAGAGGGGCCAATATGTTTAAGCAAAAATTCTTCGTTTGATTTCATTATTAGTATTAGGTAAAAGAAAAATGTTTTGCGACGGGTTTAATTATTTTCCATGTGCATTTTAATCCTGATGGAAAAATGACAAAATCGCCGGGCTTAATATGTACAGTCTCTTGATCAGTTTGTACTTTAATATCACCCTCTAAAATAAGACATGATTCTTCCACAGAATATTCCCATGGAAATTCAGATATTTCGCAAGACCAGATTGGCCATTGAAACACTCCGATTTCCGTGAGCTCTTCTTTTGATGGTTGTGAAATTAAAATGTGGTCTGTCATGGTACTTAACTGTTTGAAATTGTAAGTGTAAATCTAAGGGAAAATCCTCAAAAATTCCTATTGGATAGCATGGATAAAAATCAGATAGATGTTTTGAAAATTAAGAGATTAAAGTCAAATTAGATTGATTATGAAGCACCCACTTATTCACTTAGTCAAAGACAAAGAACGATTATCTTCTTTGGCAAAGCAATTTGGAACCCCTCTATATTTATATTCTGGGAAACAATTGCAGGAAAACATATTGAGATTTAAAACCGCTCTCGATTTATTTTTTCCGAACAACCATCTTTGTTACGCAATCAAAGCCAATAACAATCCTCATTTGGTGAAATATATGAAAAATGTCTTGGATACCTTAGGTGGAGATTGTTCAAGCCCTGGTGAATTATATGTAGCCGAAAAATCTGGGATAAATCTGGAAGATTCTATTTATACTGGGAATTATGAATCCTCGGACGATTTGAAAACGGCATTGGAAAGTGGAGTTTGTATAAACCTAGATGATACTACATCATTTGGTAGGTTAAAAATCATCGGATTACCGTCACGATTGTCTTTTAGAATAAATCCGGGATTCGGGAAAGGATCATTTTCCCAAGTTACAACTGGAGGACGAGAAGCGAAATTTGGGATACCTAGGGATAATATAGTTGAAGCTTATACATTAGCGTTGAATGAAGGTGTGTCTAGGTTTGGTTTGCATTGCATGACAGGATCTGGTGTGCTTGAAGAGGATTATTTCGTAGAAATGATGAAATCCTTGTTGATAGATGCCAAGCGAATTGAGGCGGAATTAAACCGACCGTTAGAATTTATATGTATAGGCGGTGGCTTTGGAATCCCATACAAAGAAAATGAATCTGAGTTAGATATCGAACGTCTTATGAAAAGACTTAGTGTTGAGTTTTTTCACACATATCCAGATAAAGATAAAGCTCCATCGCTTTGGTGCGAACCCGGTAAATTTCTCGTCGGAGATGCCGGTATATTGTTGGCCAGAGTAACCGGACTTAAGGACGGATATAGGAAATTTATTGGATTGGATGCGGGGATGGAAACTCTGATGCGACCAGGGTTGTATGGCGCGTATCATAAAATTTACAAAGTTGGTGATGTTGATGCAGAACACAATCAAGTTGTGGACATTACCGGGAGAATTTGTGAAAATACAGACAGGCTGGCGGTGGATCGTCCTTTTCCATATGTTGAAGAAGGCGACTTAGTTTGCGTGATGGATGTTGGTGCCTATGGATATGCGATGTCGCACCAGTTTAATACACGACCTCGTCCGGCAGAAATATTAATAAGTGATACCGAAAACAAATTGATTAGAAAGAGAGAATCCATTGAGGACATTTTCCGAAATTGTGATTTTTAAACGTTTTTTACTCATCCTGTTTATTGGGTATGGGTTCAGTCAATCCTTTCAAAGTACTCACCAAACCCAGTTGGAATATTACAATCAACATTATGCCCAAGAAGAGTATCAAGCAAACTCATCTACAGTAATTCTTGGCAAAAGTGGAAGGCAACGAACGCCGACAAAAGAAATTTTTGGGTATCACCCCTATTGGATGGGAACCGCTTGGCAGAATTATAATTACAACCTTTTGACTACCATCGCCTATTTTGGTGCAGAAGCAACCGCAACTGGCGATTTGAGCGACCTACATAGTTGGCCCGTAAGTGGATTGATTAACATGGCCCACGCCAACGGAGTGGATGTTGTATTGGTAGTAACTCTATTCAATAGTTCATCCCTCACTACACTTCTTTCAAGCAACACCAATCGTCAAAATTTGATAAATAATTTAATCACTCAGGTACAAGCCGGGAATGCAGATGGTGTCAATATCGATTTTGAATCTATGCCCTCATCACAAAAACAAAATATGGTCACTTTTATTACTGATCTTACTGCGGCGTTTCATAGTTCAATTCCGGGTTCACAGGTGACATTGGCGATGCCCGCTGTAGATTGGAGCGATGGCTGGGATTATCTCGCGTTAGCTCAAAATAGTGACGGACTTTTCATTATGGGATATGATTATCATTACAGCGGAAGCTCAACCACTGGCGCAAACGCGCCTTTAACTGGTGGCAGTTACAATGTTACAAATACAATTAACACGTATTTGAATGAAACTGGAGGATTGGCGGAAAAAATAATTTTGGGCTGTCCATATTTTGGTTTTGAATGGCCGGCGACCAGTGGATCCCCCGGAGCCAGCACCACAGGCACAGGATCTGCTAAATTCTATTCCGCTCAGGAACCGCTGGCACAATCTTACGGAAAGCTTTTGGATACCGGATCCCAAACTCCGTGGTATCGCTACCAAAACCCGGATTGGTATCAAGGATGGTATGATGACAGCTTATCCTTATCTAAAAAGTACGATTTTGCGCTCCAGAACAATTTAAAAGGTGTAGGCATGTGGGCATTGGGATATGATGGAACAAATCCTGAATTATGGGAATCGCTTGCAGATAAGTTTGGTGCCGAATCTGCACCAACCGTCCCAACTGAATTGGCGATGACAAATATCGGCAATGGGTCTGTGATGATTGAATTTGGCGGAGCTATCGGATCGGACAGTGTGACCATATTGAGAGGTTATTCAAATGCGTCGAATGTGGATACATTGGGTAGTTATAGTCAGCGACCAATTGTTTTAACTGATTTGACAATTGATGAGCCTTACTATCTTCGCATCTACGGAATCAACTCTTTTGGATCAAGTCCAACAACAGAAATGTTGGGAATCGTTCCAACTGCAGAAAATGTAAATGTTTTGGTGGTTAACGGATTTGATCGATTAAACGGAACCAACAATTCACATGATTTTATCCGTCAGCACGGCTCCGCAATTCATTCTTCGGGATATGCGTTTGAAAGCGCCAGCAATGAAGCTGTGATAGGTGGAAATATCAGTCTAAATGATTATGAAATTATCGACTGGATTTTGGGTGAAGAAGGTACCGCAACAAGCACTTTTACTTCAACGGAGCAAACGTTTGTAGCAGATTTCCTCAATAATGGAGGAAGATTATTTGTATCCGGTTCTGAGGTTGGGTATGACTTATCCGCTCAAGGGAGTTCAGATGACGTCCAATTCTACAATCAATATCTAAAAGCCCAATATATCAGCGATGCTGCCGGCGGTGGACAAGGAGTCTATAGTGGATACGGAGTGAATGGATCAATTTTAGATGGAATAAATTCCATAACTTTTGATGATGGAACCCAAGGAACATACGATGTGGATTGGCCGGATGGAATAAAACCATTGACCGGGGCGGCGGTTTGTGCTAAATACAGTGGGGTGGACTATTCTTCTCGAGGAGGAATGGGCGTTTCCTATGACGGCACATTTAGCATTTCAGGGAGCCACGGCGCTATAGTTTATCTATCAGTCGGATTTGAGGCCATTTATCCGGAAAACTCACGCAACCAAATCATGAGCGAAATCCTTAATTATTTTGAGCAAATTCCTACAGCTTCAACCACTACAGAAAATAATATTCCCCGCGCATTTGGAATTGAATCAGTTTTCCCAAACCCATCTAACTCTACCATAAACATATTACTTTTCTTCCCGCAGAGTCATACCAATTACACTCTATCTATCATTGATTTAGTTGGACGAACTATTCTTACAGAAAATATTTTATCCACATCTTCAGGAAAGATTAATTGGACTTGGGGTGGTGAGACTAAAACAGGCGAACCTGCATCTTCTGGCGTATATCTTGCAGTTCTTTCAAATGGAAAAAAACAGAGTGTTTACAAATTCAGCTTATTAAAATGAATAAAACCATTCATTCATTGTTATTACTTGGATTCATTTCTTATTTATCGAGTCAGGACATTTCTATCCATCAGCAACAGTCCGAAGAGTTTAAAAATAAAAATGTACCACCTGCCGATTTTGTAAAGATACAAACCGGATTTGATATATTATTAGCCGAAAAAAGTGATGTGTTAAAAAACAAAAAGATAGCTCTAGTCACCAATCACACCGGAGTTGATGATAAAGGGATTCCAAATTATAAACGACTAATGGAAATAGATGGTGTAGAATTAAAAGTAATATTTTCACCTGAACATGGATTGTTTGGAGAAGCTGCAGCAGGTGAAAAAGTCAATTATGACGGTAAAATAATCCATTTGCCTAAAGTGATTAGTTTGTATGGAAAAAACAGGAAGCCAGACCCTGCATTATTGGATGAACTGGATTGGGTGATTTATGATATCCAAGATGTTGGTGCTCGATTTTATACTTACATATCTACATTGGGGTTGGTCATGGAATCTGCTGCCAAAGCCGGAGTTCCGGTCATGGTGTTAGATCGTCCAAACCCAATCAGAGGAGATAAAGTAGAAGGTCCGGTGCTTAATGTAGAGTTTAAATCGTTTGTAGGTTTCTATCCCATCCCTGTTCGATACGGTTTAACAGTCGGAGAATTGGCTAAAATGATTGCCGGAGAAAACTGGATTAATTCAATTCCGGAATTGACTGTCGTTTGGATGAAAGGCTGGAAAAGAAGTCTTTGGTACGATGAAATTACCACAAAATGGAACGCACCATCTCCCAATATTCCGAATTTGGAAACAGCGACAGTGTATTCTGGCACATGCTTAATTGAAGCCACAAATGTGAGTGAAGGACGTGGTACAGATAATCCTTTCCTCTGGATTGGCGCGCCATGGATTAATTCATTAAAATTATCACAGGCATTAAATAAGCAATCTCTTCCGGGCGTTATTTTTAAGCCAATCACATTTCTTCCAAAGGATATTCCCGGAGCTGCCATAAATCCTAAATATAATGGTCAAGAATGTAAAGGGGTGGAAATATTCGTAATTGATAGAAACAGTTTTCTACCAATTTTGATGGGTGTTTCTCTTTTAAGTACAATAAAAGAACTATATCCGAACAAGGTGGAGTTAAAAGAAGCATCCTTGAAACGATTATGGGGAAAGTCTGATCTAAATAAACTCAGAAAGATTTCTATTGATCCTAAAAAATTACTTGAATCATACGAAGATGAAATAAATAAATTTAAATCGGCATCATCACAATATTTGTTCTATGAATAGTTCGTTTAAACAAATTCTAGGATTTTCTTTTTTATCATCAGTATTATGCTGTCAAAATATCCAAGGGGACCAATATAAGTGCGGTTATCAGGATATGCGTAGCAATAAACAATTCAAACAAACATTAAATTGGGGATATGGTTATGACAGCCTGCTTTTTGATTTAGCAACTTGGGGAACAAGCCCGTATGTGACCATCGATTCATTAGGCGCAACCGTACAAAATAGGGCCATTTGGGAGTTGACCATTGCAAACAACTCGGAGTCAAACTCAAATCGTCGAGTTTACATTCATGCCCGTACTCATCCAGGAGAAGAAGAATCTTTCTGGGTTACTAACGAAATTATCAATATCCTTTTATCAGAAACTCCTTTTGCCACATTTATTAGGTCAAATTGCACTTTTCACATTGTTCCTATGTATAATCCAGATGGTGTTGAATTAGAATATGCGCGTGAAAATGCAAACGGCATTGATATCGAAAGTGGATGGGATGATAATCCATTGGAACCTGAAGTGCTTGTGTTAAAAAATAGGTTTATTGAACTAATGGCAATGGACAATCCTGTGGAAGTAGCATTAAATATGCATTCTGCCTATTCATGTAAACGCTATTTTGTTTATCATGATGCAGCCGGGACTTCTGACAGCTATACTAATTTAGAGCAGCAGTTTATTGGTGGTATCCAATCTTACTTCGTAGGTGGAATTGAAAATTGGGATTATTTTGTTAGTTGGACATCCGGCACGCCTGATCAATATCCGGAGAGTTGGTGGTGGATGAATCAAGGTGAAAACGTAATGGCGCTAACTTATGAGGACATGAATTGTGTAGAAGCCGGCTCTTATGATTCAACAGCCTAT includes the following:
- a CDS encoding T9SS type A sorting domain-containing protein gives rise to the protein MIFKRFLLILFIGYGFSQSFQSTHQTQLEYYNQHYAQEEYQANSSTVILGKSGRQRTPTKEIFGYHPYWMGTAWQNYNYNLLTTIAYFGAEATATGDLSDLHSWPVSGLINMAHANGVDVVLVVTLFNSSSLTTLLSSNTNRQNLINNLITQVQAGNADGVNIDFESMPSSQKQNMVTFITDLTAAFHSSIPGSQVTLAMPAVDWSDGWDYLALAQNSDGLFIMGYDYHYSGSSTTGANAPLTGGSYNVTNTINTYLNETGGLAEKIILGCPYFGFEWPATSGSPGASTTGTGSAKFYSAQEPLAQSYGKLLDTGSQTPWYRYQNPDWYQGWYDDSLSLSKKYDFALQNNLKGVGMWALGYDGTNPELWESLADKFGAESAPTVPTELAMTNIGNGSVMIEFGGAIGSDSVTILRGYSNASNVDTLGSYSQRPIVLTDLTIDEPYYLRIYGINSFGSSPTTEMLGIVPTAENVNVLVVNGFDRLNGTNNSHDFIRQHGSAIHSSGYAFESASNEAVIGGNISLNDYEIIDWILGEEGTATSTFTSTEQTFVADFLNNGGRLFVSGSEVGYDLSAQGSSDDVQFYNQYLKAQYISDAAGGGQGVYSGYGVNGSILDGINSITFDDGTQGTYDVDWPDGIKPLTGAAVCAKYSGVDYSSRGGMGVSYDGTFSISGSHGAIVYLSVGFEAIYPENSRNQIMSEILNYFEQIPTASTTTENNIPRAFGIESVFPNPSNSTINILLFFPQSHTNYTLSIIDLVGRTILTENILSTSSGKINWTWGGETKTGEPASSGVYLAVLSNGKKQSVYKFSLLK
- a CDS encoding DUF1343 domain-containing protein produces the protein MNKTIHSLLLLGFISYLSSQDISIHQQQSEEFKNKNVPPADFVKIQTGFDILLAEKSDVLKNKKIALVTNHTGVDDKGIPNYKRLMEIDGVELKVIFSPEHGLFGEAAAGEKVNYDGKIIHLPKVISLYGKNRKPDPALLDELDWVIYDIQDVGARFYTYISTLGLVMESAAKAGVPVMVLDRPNPIRGDKVEGPVLNVEFKSFVGFYPIPVRYGLTVGELAKMIAGENWINSIPELTVVWMKGWKRSLWYDEITTKWNAPSPNIPNLETATVYSGTCLIEATNVSEGRGTDNPFLWIGAPWINSLKLSQALNKQSLPGVIFKPITFLPKDIPGAAINPKYNGQECKGVEIFVIDRNSFLPILMGVSLLSTIKELYPNKVELKEASLKRLWGKSDLNKLRKISIDPKKLLESYEDEINKFKSASSQYLFYE
- a CDS encoding T9SS type A sorting domain-containing protein, producing MNSSFKQILGFSFLSSVLCCQNIQGDQYKCGYQDMRSNKQFKQTLNWGYGYDSLLFDLATWGTSPYVTIDSLGATVQNRAIWELTIANNSESNSNRRVYIHARTHPGEEESFWVTNEIINILLSETPFATFIRSNCTFHIVPMYNPDGVELEYARENANGIDIESGWDDNPLEPEVLVLKNRFIELMAMDNPVEVALNMHSAYSCKRYFVYHDAAGTSDSYTNLEQQFIGGIQSYFVGGIENWDYFVSWTSGTPDQYPESWWWMNQGENVMALTYEDMNCVEAGSYDSTAYAIVRGIIDYLGLSYTWIEDENNILQTEFSLSQNFPNPFNPRTNIRYSVSLNDHVKITVFDLMGHEVKTLLDSKVSIGSGLVQWDGRNFRGEIVPSGVYIYSVKAGEFNQSRKMIILK
- the gcvP gene encoding aminomethyl-transferring glycine dehydrogenase — translated: MKSNEEFLLKHIGPSSEEQKAMLDLLGIESIEDLIGQTIPTSILDTKPLGIGEGLREVELIEKLKRIASNNNVFKSFIGMGYYGTILPPVIQRNILENPGWYTAYTPYQAEISQGRLEALLNFQTMVSDLTGLPIANASLLDEATAAAEAMIMLFRSSKNKNIFLVEKKCHPQTLDVLQTRAEPLGIKLQIEDANSFLFNENIFGCLVQYPNTDGLISDYSELCKSAQDVGVFIAVATDLLSLALLKPPGEFGADICIGNSQRFGVPMGFGGPHAAFIATTEKFKRNLPGRIIGVSVDIHGNPAFRMALQTREQHIRREKATSNICTAQVLLAVISSMYAVYHGPNGLKKIAHKIHSLTCDLAFSIQNSGVSLVHQHFFDTIKLKASNDILQKAYESKYNFRDYGDGYIGISLDETSTEKTLGDIGKILGFTIQTGNGESKIPVRLVRKSSFLSHPVFNSYHSETEILRYIHRLETKDLSLNVSMIPLGSCTMKLNATTEMVPITWPEFSELHPFVPKGQTKGYEILFKDLKYFLANITGLPAVSLQPNSGAQGEFAGLMTIRNYHKSKNEGHRNICLIPSSAHGTNPASATLAGMKVIVVVCDKHGNISINDLKEKASQHSKNLAALMVTYPSTHGVFEEEIQNICRIVHDCGGKVYLDGANLNAMVGLCKLSDLGADVCHVNLHKTFAIPHGGGGPGIGPICATKQLGEFLPYLTKNKTYHSVSAAPWGSAGILPISWAYISLLGDNGLKQSSEIAILNANYMAKRLEKHFPILYRGKTGFCGHEFIIDLRQIKNDVGITDEDVAKRLMDYGFHAPTMSFPVPGTLMIEPTESESKDELDRFCVAMILIRNEINEIASGNCDVNNNVLKNAPHTARHISSDEWDHPYSREKAAYPAPWQKEFKFWPSVGRIDNAYGDRNLVCTCPPIDAYED
- a CDS encoding cupin domain-containing protein, with amino-acid sequence MTDHILISQPSKEELTEIGVFQWPIWSCEISEFPWEYSVEESCLILEGDIKVQTDQETVHIKPGDFVIFPSGLKCTWKIIKPVAKHFSFT
- the lysA gene encoding diaminopimelate decarboxylase, with translation MKHPLIHLVKDKERLSSLAKQFGTPLYLYSGKQLQENILRFKTALDLFFPNNHLCYAIKANNNPHLVKYMKNVLDTLGGDCSSPGELYVAEKSGINLEDSIYTGNYESSDDLKTALESGVCINLDDTTSFGRLKIIGLPSRLSFRINPGFGKGSFSQVTTGGREAKFGIPRDNIVEAYTLALNEGVSRFGLHCMTGSGVLEEDYFVEMMKSLLIDAKRIEAELNRPLEFICIGGGFGIPYKENESELDIERLMKRLSVEFFHTYPDKDKAPSLWCEPGKFLVGDAGILLARVTGLKDGYRKFIGLDAGMETLMRPGLYGAYHKIYKVGDVDAEHNQVVDITGRICENTDRLAVDRPFPYVEEGDLVCVMDVGAYGYAMSHQFNTRPRPAEILISDTENKLIRKRESIEDIFRNCDF